The following coding sequences are from one Solea solea chromosome 11, fSolSol10.1, whole genome shotgun sequence window:
- the LOC131468220 gene encoding rhamnose-binding lectin-like, with product MLHIRLSTALLLATSCVLWTAVSMEMVTTCDNGDYVQRLSCDVGVIAVQTALYGREDKVTCSAGKPPQQLANTECAQEGTVDALKTRCNGKKVCEINTNFVRTSDPCNGIFKYLQTKYTCFPANHVVACEGSSAHLYCDKGQVITVYGADYGRRDQTTCSYKRPEAQILNVDCSNPTNIVATRCNGKNSCTVEASNSVFTDPCGGTYKYLEVAYVCDSKTGSSETMLHIRLSTALLLATSCVLWTAVSMEMVTTCDDDDNVQRLSCDVGVISVQTALYGRADEVTCSEGKPPQQLANTECAQEGTVDALKTRCNGKKVCEINTNFVRTSDPCDGIFKYLQTKYTCFPANHVVACEGSTAHLYCDKGQVITVYGADYGRRDQTTCSYKRPESKILNVDCSNPTNIVATRCDGKNNCTVEASNSVFTEPCGGTYKYLEVAYVCDYPM from the exons ATGCTGCACATCAGACTCAGCACCGCTCTGC TGCTGGCAACATCATGTGTGCTCTGGACAGCAG TTTCCATGGAGATGGTTACCACCTGTGACAACGGCGACTATGTCCAGCGCCTCAGCTGT GACGTTGGGGTGATCGCAGTGCAGACAGCGCTGTATGGACGTGAAGATAAGGTGACCTGCAGTGCGGGCAAACCTCCACAACAGCTTGCCAACACAGAATGCGCTCAAGAGGGCACAGTAGATGCCCTCAAGACGAG GTGTAACGGCAAGAAGGTGTGCGAGATAAACACTAATTTTGTCCGTACCTCTGATCCCTGCAATGGAATCTTCAAATATCTGCAGACCAAATACACCTGCTTCCCAGCAA ATCATGTCGTCGCATGTGAGGGCTCTTCAGCACATTTGTACTGTG ATAAAGGACAAGTAATAACTGTGTATGGAGCTGACTATGGACGTCGTGACCAGACAACCTGCTCTTACAAACGACCTGAAGCTCAAATTTTAAACGTCGACTGCTCCAACCCCACTAACATTGTTGCTACAAG ATGTAATGGGAAAAACAGCTGTACTGTCGAAGCATCAAACTCGGTGTTTACAGATCCCTGTGGCGGCACCTACAAGTACCTGGAGGTGGCTTACGTGTGTGATT CTAAGACAGGATCTTCTGAAACCATGCTGCACATCAGACTCAGCACCGCTCTGC TGCTGGCAACATCATGTGTGCTCTGGACAGCAG TTTCCATGGAGATGGTTACCACCTGTGACGACGACGACAATGTCCAGCGCCTCAGCTGTG ACGTTGGGGTGATCTCAGTGCAGACAGCACTGTATGGACGTGCAGATGAGGTGACCTGCAGTGAGGGCAAACCTCCACAACAGCTTGCCAACACAGAATGCGCTCAAGAGGGCACAGTAGATGCCCTCAAGACGAG GTGTAACGGCAAGAAGGTGTGCGAGATAAACACTAATTTTGTCCGTACCTCTGATCCCTGTGATGGAATCTTCAAATATCTGCAGACCAAATACACCTGCTTCCCAGCAA ATCATGTCGTCGCATGTGAGGGCTCTACAGCACATTTGTACTGTG ATAAAGGACAAGTAATAACTGTGTATGGAGCTGACTATGGACGTCGTGACCAGACAACCTGCTCTTACAAACGACCTGAATCTAAAATTTTAAACGTCGACTGCTCCAACCCCACTAACATTGTTGCTACAAG ATGTGACGGGAAAAACAACTGTACTGTCGAAGCATCAAACTCGGTGTTTACAGAACCCTGTGGCGGCACCTACAAGTACCTGGAGGTGGCTTACGTGTGTGATT atCCTATGTGA
- the lrrc47 gene encoding leucine-rich repeat-containing protein 47 — MDDMEIWPEIEKVAKEKRRELVLQGPGVDTRINSHGGLTSSIYSLKLLNYLEVSQCPSLTQIHEDVQRLTNLQSLILCRNKLSSFPSVIGKLKSLKVLDLSVNNLTVLPEGIEHLGELNTLNVSCNRLDVLPEGLSQCTKLSTINISKNNISAFPANFYTERLDLLSSLEASDNCIQELSEDVHKLAALKMLDLSNNKLKEIPSGLSNCPKLKEINFKGNKLSDKRLEKMVNGCQTKSILEYLRGKGRQGEDGGDADGGRNADKKKRKKKNEKTADEAEEVEEVNKMVVRILHISDASTALTVKVTPEVKDVRPYLVCCVVRGMHLKPGNSLKRFLMAQTKLHDDLCGKRTTATIAVHDVQLLKAPLVYDVMPPTQLKIVPLGRKEMTAVELVRHLHLEAEELRRQKKRQNVTGLHKYLQLLQGKTLYPCLVDAEGHVISFPPITNSEKTKIKKTTKELFLEVTSAASLQTCKDVMDALIVKMAELNKFTAEHQEEAGSDGEGDGPTGPVTSSETSSELIVEQVRTVDQDGNLKVVYPSKTDLSTDASNVTIVW; from the exons ATGGACGACATGGAGATATGGCCAGAAATAGAGAAAGTCGCAAAGGAGAAGAGACGTGAGCTGGTCTTACAGGGTCCTGGTGTGGACACGCGGATAAACTCTCACGGAGGACTCACCTCGTCCATCTATTCCCTCAAACTGCTGAATTATCTGGAGGTTAGCCAGTGTCCGAGTCTGACTCAGATCCACGAGGACGTTCAACGCTTGACGAACCTCCAGAGCCTCATCCTCTGTAGGAACAAACTCTCCTCCTTCCCGAGTGTCATCGGGAAGCTGAAGTCCCTGAAGGTCCTGGACCTGTCGGTGAACAACCTCACGGTTTTGCCGGAAGGCATCGAACACCTGGGAGAGCTAAACACTTTGAACGTGAGCTGCAACCGCCTGGATGTGCTTCCGGAGGGGCTGAGCCAGTGCACCAAGCTCTCCACCATCAACATCTCCAAGAACAACATCAGCGCTTTCCCCGCGAACTTCTACACCGAGCGGCTGGATCTCCTCAGCAGCCTGGAGGCCTCCGACAACTGCATCCAAGAGCTGAGCGAAGATGTCCACAAGCTAGCTGCTCTGAAG ATGCTGGATCTCTCTAACAACAAGCTGAAGGAGATCCCCTCGGGTCTGAGCAACTGCCCCAAGCTTAAGGAGATCAACTTCAAAGGAAACAAGCTGAGCGACAAACGGCTGGAAAAAATGGTCAATGGTTGCCAGACCAAGTCCATCCTGGAGTATCTCAGAGGAAAAGGGAGACAGGGAGAGGACGGGGGCGACGCGGACGGTGGACGCAACGCTgacaaaaagaagaggaagaagaagaatgagaagACGGCAGATGAAGCAGAAGAGGTGGAAGAAGTGAATAAGATGGTGGTGAGGATTCTCCACATTTCAGACGCCTCCACAGCACTCACTGTCAAAGTGACTCCAGAGGTTAAGGATGTTCGGCCCTACTTGGTGTGCTGCGTGGTCCGGGGCATGCACCTAAAGCCTGGGAATTCTCTCAAACGCTTCCTCATGGCTCAG accaAGCTTCACGATGATTTGTGCGGTAAAAGGACCACGGCGACCATCGCAGTTCACGATGTGCAGCTTCTCAAGGCTCCACTGGTTTATGACGTCATGCCACCGACACAGCTGAAG ATTGTTCCACTCGGTCGGAAGGAGATGACAGCGGTGGAGCTGGTGAGACACCTTCACCTTGAGGCTGAGGAACTGAGGAGACAGAAGAAAAGGCAGAACGTTACTGGCCTCCACAA ataCCTGCAGCTTTTGCAAGGAAAAACTCTTTACCCCTGCCTTGTTGATGCTGAGGGACATGTGATCTCCTTTCCACCCATTACCAACAGTGAGAAAACCAAG ATTAAGAAGACGACCAAAGAGTTGTTTCTGGAGGTGACGAGTGCAGCCAGCCTGCAGACCTGTAAAGATGTTATGGACGCTCTGATTGTA AAAATGGCAGAGTTGAACAAGTTCACGGCGGAGCATCAGGAGGAGGCGGGGTCAGATGGAGAAGGGGATGGGCCAACAGGGCCGGTAACCAGCAGCGAGACCTCCAGTGAACTGATCGTCGAGCAGGTCCGAACCGTTGACCAAGACGGGAACCTGAAAGTCGTCTACCCGTCAAAGACCGACCTCTCCACAGACGCCAGCAACGTGACCATCGTTTGGTAG